In a single window of the Renibacterium salmoninarum ATCC 33209 genome:
- the dapD gene encoding 2,3,4,5-tetrahydropyridine-2,6-dicarboxylate N-succinyltransferase: MSTTASGAETTIDRAAHGFGLATIAADGTVLEVWYPAPALGLATESLGSAPEADPELSALAESGTDADRTVSQQVIFTQINLDAAPADTADAYLRLHLLSHRLVAPNSISLDGIFAVLPNVVWTNFGPCSPENFELTRGRLRSRGNVQVFAVDKFPRMVDYVLPAGVRIADADRVRLGAHLAEGTTVMHEGFVNFNAGTLGNSMVEGRISAGVVVGEGSDVGGGASIMGTLSGGGKERITIGDRVLLGANSGVGISVGDDSVIEAGLYVTAGTRVRVPGPKDADGEDTFQIVKAAELSGQPNLLFRRNSTSGGVEVLPRQGQTVELNAALHSN, translated from the coding sequence GTACCCCGCGCCAGCTCTCGGGTTAGCCACCGAGTCTCTAGGCAGTGCGCCGGAAGCTGATCCAGAACTGAGCGCGCTCGCTGAATCCGGCACCGACGCCGACCGTACTGTAAGCCAGCAAGTGATCTTTACCCAGATTAACCTCGACGCTGCTCCGGCAGATACTGCCGATGCTTATTTGCGTCTGCACCTTCTTTCACACCGATTGGTTGCCCCGAACAGCATTTCACTGGACGGCATCTTCGCAGTATTGCCAAACGTCGTGTGGACGAACTTTGGCCCCTGCTCCCCGGAGAACTTTGAACTCACAAGAGGCCGGCTCCGCAGCCGTGGCAATGTACAGGTCTTCGCGGTAGATAAGTTCCCTCGCATGGTTGATTATGTGCTCCCGGCGGGCGTGCGCATTGCCGACGCTGATCGGGTTCGTTTGGGTGCGCATTTGGCCGAGGGCACCACCGTCATGCACGAAGGATTCGTCAACTTCAACGCCGGCACTTTGGGTAACTCCATGGTTGAGGGCCGTATCTCGGCCGGAGTTGTAGTGGGTGAAGGCTCCGACGTCGGCGGCGGCGCATCCATCATGGGCACGCTTTCCGGCGGTGGCAAAGAGCGCATCACTATTGGTGACCGGGTGTTGCTCGGCGCCAATTCCGGCGTCGGAATCTCGGTGGGTGATGATTCGGTGATCGAAGCCGGGCTCTACGTTACCGCGGGCACCAGGGTGCGAGTGCCTGGCCCGAAGGACGCTGACGGTGAAGACACGTTCCAGATCGTCAAAGCCGCCGAGCTCTCCGGGCAGCCAAACTTGCTCTTCCGACGCAACTCGACTTCGGGCGGCGTTGAAGTTTTGCCCCGCCAAGGCCAAACAGTTGAGCTCAACGCGGCCCTGCATAGCAATTAG
- a CDS encoding PIG-L family deacetylase: MPEKATAADGIFRLLFVHAHPDDESITTGGTMAYFARSGAQVTLLTSTRGELGEVIPADLRYLEQGLPKPGRAGQSIDDGGAGLARMRTAELNQAAAELGVSQRMFLGEAPALAPGAEPVIYRDSGMMWAPDVPGERRRAIASETVLPGSFSRAPLDEVANHTAVLIRALRPDVVVSYASDGGYGHPDHVRTHEMTVRALELASMQGDAVNPAWRVPLDYEILSRSELEPEATNTPLLCVDGSYDAKRAAMLAHRTQIVVNQDQYALSDLELKPISAVEGFRLGAHTAARQPSLPPRRTISECVGYTLGALLAGVISAFLGTALHLQTMQIGDTSVPWGAALALVLVAAVLTLVGSWARSPTTGLLSGAAAYLSCVVLAIPHGRIGMIIANSAGNIWLYGVAVVTVLYCLVAMVLAGRSKAARGRRNSGRRGERT, from the coding sequence TTGCCTGAAAAAGCCACGGCAGCAGACGGAATATTCCGTCTGCTGTTTGTGCATGCCCACCCGGATGATGAATCCATCACCACGGGCGGCACGATGGCTTATTTTGCCCGCTCCGGTGCGCAGGTCACGTTGTTGACCTCCACCCGGGGTGAGCTAGGCGAAGTGATTCCGGCAGACCTGCGTTACCTGGAACAGGGCTTGCCAAAGCCAGGCCGGGCAGGTCAATCCATTGACGACGGCGGCGCTGGCCTAGCGCGAATGCGCACCGCCGAGTTGAATCAAGCGGCGGCAGAGCTAGGCGTTTCGCAGCGGATGTTTCTGGGCGAAGCTCCGGCGCTTGCGCCCGGTGCTGAGCCGGTCATTTACCGTGATTCCGGCATGATGTGGGCGCCAGATGTGCCAGGGGAGCGCCGTCGAGCGATTGCCTCAGAAACCGTGCTGCCGGGATCGTTCTCTCGAGCACCGTTGGATGAAGTTGCCAATCATACTGCCGTGCTCATCCGGGCCTTGCGGCCAGACGTCGTGGTCAGCTACGCCTCCGACGGGGGCTATGGTCACCCCGATCATGTCCGGACGCATGAGATGACTGTGCGAGCTCTGGAGCTGGCTTCGATGCAGGGAGATGCTGTCAATCCAGCGTGGCGAGTGCCGTTGGATTACGAGATTCTTTCGAGAAGCGAACTTGAGCCAGAGGCAACAAATACGCCATTACTCTGCGTTGACGGATCTTATGACGCCAAACGTGCCGCAATGCTGGCGCATCGGACCCAGATTGTTGTTAACCAAGATCAATATGCGCTGAGTGATCTGGAGCTTAAACCGATAAGTGCGGTAGAAGGGTTCCGGCTCGGGGCTCATACTGCCGCTCGGCAGCCGTCATTGCCGCCACGACGGACGATTTCTGAGTGTGTGGGATACACGCTGGGTGCACTGCTCGCTGGCGTCATTTCAGCTTTTCTTGGTACAGCCCTGCATTTGCAGACGATGCAAATTGGCGATACTTCGGTGCCGTGGGGTGCTGCGCTTGCTTTGGTTTTGGTAGCTGCAGTGCTGACGCTGGTGGGCAGCTGGGCACGTTCACCAACCACGGGCTTACTCAGCGGTGCTGCGGCCTATCTGAGCTGTGTTGTTTTGGCGATCCCGCATGGTCGGATTGGCATGATTATTGCCAATTCAGCCGGAAATATCTGGCTTTATGGCGTTGCCGTGGTGACGGTACTTTACTGTCTTGTTGCTATGGTGCTGGCCGGGCGCTCAAAGGCTGCTCGGGGTCGGCGGAATTCTGGTCGACGCGGTGAGCGAACATAA
- a CDS encoding hydroxymethylpyrimidine/phosphomethylpyrimidine kinase, translating to MTSTQNNPAIALTIAGSEATGGAGAQADLKTFQQLGVFGIATLTCIVSFDPKQNWNHRFVPVEAQVIADQLEAITTAYQPDQLDTVKIGMLGTPATIETVANALAGQSWKNIVLDPVLICKGQEPGAALDTDQALKREILPKVTFVTPNHFESLSLSGLAEINTVAQLKEAAQRIFDASGATVLAKGGVRLAGAEAVDVFYDGSTLEVLSAAKVGEVAVSGAGCSLAAAVAAELAKGATHLAAAQTAKSFVTEAIQARVASHAPFDAVWQGTTR from the coding sequence ATGACTTCTACCCAGAACAATCCCGCCATTGCTTTGACTATTGCTGGTTCCGAAGCAACCGGTGGCGCTGGCGCGCAAGCAGATCTGAAGACGTTTCAACAACTTGGCGTTTTTGGCATCGCGACTCTAACTTGCATCGTCTCGTTCGACCCGAAACAGAACTGGAACCACCGCTTCGTTCCGGTTGAAGCGCAGGTCATTGCTGACCAACTAGAAGCGATTACGACGGCGTACCAACCGGATCAGTTGGACACCGTCAAGATTGGCATGTTGGGCACGCCAGCAACGATCGAGACGGTGGCAAACGCGCTGGCTGGGCAGTCCTGGAAAAACATCGTGCTTGACCCGGTTCTCATCTGCAAAGGCCAAGAACCTGGCGCTGCTTTGGATACCGATCAAGCCTTGAAGCGCGAAATTTTGCCCAAGGTAACCTTCGTCACGCCAAACCACTTTGAGTCGCTCTCCTTGTCTGGCTTGGCCGAGATCAACACTGTGGCGCAGCTCAAAGAAGCCGCCCAACGGATCTTTGATGCCTCTGGTGCCACGGTCCTGGCCAAGGGCGGCGTCCGGCTCGCCGGAGCTGAGGCAGTGGACGTTTTCTATGACGGATCCACTCTTGAAGTACTGAGCGCGGCCAAGGTTGGTGAAGTCGCCGTCTCCGGCGCAGGCTGTTCACTCGCCGCAGCTGTGGCCGCCGAACTAGCTAAGGGCGCAACGCATTTGGCTGCGGCGCAGACTGCTAAGTCTTTTGTGACCGAGGCAATACAAGCCCGCGTCGCTTCACACGCACCCTTTGACGCCGTCTGGCAGGGAACTACGCGCTAG
- the galE gene encoding UDP-glucose 4-epimerase GalE → MKVLVTGGSGYIGSHTTLTLLEAGHEVLVLDNLVNSSEESLRRVEELTGKAAAFRQIDLLDEVALTELFSQENIDSVIHFAGLKAVGESVREPLRYYHNNVTGTINLLRAMDAHGVRNIVFSSSATVYGGLSPFPYIEKMEIGSDNPYGRTKEHIEDILSDICAADDRWKIALLRYFNPVGAHPSGRIGEDPLGIPNNLVPFIAQVAVGRRDKLMIFGGDYDTPDGTAQRDYIHVMDLAQGHVAALDFITAMPGVFRWNLGSGVGSSVLEVLHSFEKAVGHSLPYEIAARRAGDLPAFWADPSSALADLGWSTRKSLDEMCEDHWRWQKNNPNGYTA, encoded by the coding sequence ATGAAAGTGCTTGTAACAGGCGGAAGCGGTTATATCGGTTCCCACACGACATTGACCCTCCTCGAGGCCGGCCATGAGGTGCTGGTACTAGATAACCTAGTGAATTCTTCCGAAGAATCGCTACGACGTGTTGAAGAACTTACCGGAAAAGCTGCGGCTTTCCGTCAGATCGATTTGCTCGACGAAGTGGCGTTGACTGAGCTTTTCAGCCAGGAAAATATCGACTCGGTCATCCACTTCGCCGGGCTGAAAGCTGTTGGCGAATCCGTTCGCGAGCCATTGCGTTATTACCACAACAACGTCACTGGCACGATCAATCTGCTCCGAGCGATGGACGCGCATGGCGTCCGGAATATTGTGTTTTCTTCGTCAGCTACGGTTTACGGTGGCCTGAGTCCGTTCCCGTATATCGAAAAAATGGAAATCGGCTCTGACAACCCCTACGGCCGCACGAAAGAACACATTGAAGACATCTTGTCTGATATTTGCGCCGCAGATGACCGTTGGAAAATTGCTTTGCTGCGCTATTTCAACCCGGTAGGCGCACATCCTTCGGGCCGGATTGGCGAAGATCCGCTGGGCATTCCTAATAACTTAGTACCTTTTATCGCTCAGGTTGCCGTGGGCCGCAGAGATAAGCTGATGATTTTCGGTGGCGATTACGATACCCCGGACGGCACGGCACAGCGTGATTACATCCATGTGATGGACCTTGCCCAAGGTCACGTCGCCGCTTTGGACTTCATCACCGCAATGCCGGGTGTTTTTCGTTGGAACTTGGGCTCCGGCGTCGGCAGTTCGGTTCTTGAAGTCTTGCACTCGTTTGAGAAGGCAGTGGGTCACTCGCTGCCCTACGAAATTGCTGCTCGACGTGCAGGAGACCTGCCAGCGTTCTGGGCCGATCCTTCTTCGGCGCTAGCTGATTTAGGCTGGTCGACCAGAAAGTCGCTCGACGAAATGTGTGAAGACCACTGGCGTTGGCAAAAGAACAACCCCAACGGCTACACCGCTTAA
- a CDS encoding citrate synthase: MTDSTSASLRYAGGELELPRIKAAEGNDGYDVSKLLKDTGAVTYDPGFMNTAATTSAITYIDGDAGILRYRGYPIEELAQHSNFLEVSHLLIYGNLPTGNELSEFDQKIRRHTLLHEDLKGFFGGFPRDAHPMPVLSSAVSALSTFYQDSLDPFDDDQVELSTIRLMAKLPVIAAYAHKKSIGQPMLYPDNSMNLVENFLRMCFGLPAEPYELDPVMAKALDLLLILHADHEQNCSTSTVRLVGSSNANMFASISAGINALFGPLHGGANEAVLNMLRQIQASGDPVEKFIERVKNKEDGVKLMGFGHRVYKNYDPRAKIVKSVADDVLSRLGGNDELLDIAMKLEEKALTDQYFVDRKLYPNVDFYTGVIYKAMGFPEKMFTVLFALGRLPGWIAQWREMMKDPATKIGRPRQLYTGEPERAYPSR, translated from the coding sequence ATGACTGATTCCACATCGGCATCGTTGCGCTATGCGGGCGGCGAGCTCGAGTTGCCTCGAATCAAAGCTGCCGAAGGCAATGACGGGTACGACGTATCCAAACTTCTCAAAGACACCGGAGCGGTCACCTATGACCCCGGTTTCATGAACACTGCGGCCACGACCTCCGCAATCACCTACATCGATGGTGACGCCGGCATCTTGCGTTACCGGGGTTACCCGATTGAAGAGCTGGCGCAACACTCAAACTTCCTTGAAGTTTCGCACTTGCTGATCTACGGAAACTTGCCGACCGGAAACGAGCTGTCGGAGTTTGATCAGAAGATTCGTCGGCACACGTTGCTGCACGAGGACCTGAAAGGGTTCTTCGGCGGATTCCCTCGGGATGCACACCCCATGCCGGTGCTGTCGTCCGCGGTCTCGGCACTTTCAACGTTTTACCAGGATTCGCTTGATCCGTTTGACGACGATCAGGTGGAGCTGTCCACAATTCGACTGATGGCAAAGCTGCCCGTTATCGCGGCATATGCGCATAAAAAGTCCATTGGCCAGCCGATGCTTTACCCGGATAACTCGATGAATCTGGTGGAGAACTTCCTGCGGATGTGCTTCGGCCTGCCCGCCGAGCCATACGAGCTGGACCCGGTAATGGCTAAGGCGCTCGACTTGTTGCTCATCCTGCACGCCGATCACGAGCAGAACTGTTCGACGTCGACGGTGCGTTTGGTCGGTAGCTCGAATGCAAACATGTTCGCTTCGATTTCCGCGGGTATCAATGCACTTTTTGGTCCTTTGCACGGTGGCGCGAACGAAGCTGTGCTGAACATGCTTCGACAGATCCAGGCCTCGGGCGATCCGGTAGAGAAGTTCATTGAGCGAGTCAAGAACAAAGAAGACGGCGTGAAGCTCATGGGCTTCGGGCACCGGGTCTACAAAAACTACGACCCGCGGGCCAAGATCGTCAAATCAGTAGCTGATGACGTGCTCTCGCGTTTAGGCGGTAACGACGAGTTGCTAGACATCGCGATGAAACTTGAAGAGAAGGCGCTGACTGATCAGTACTTCGTCGATCGCAAGTTGTACCCGAACGTAGACTTCTACACCGGCGTGATCTACAAAGCGATGGGTTTCCCGGAGAAAATGTTCACGGTGCTCTTTGCCTTGGGCCGTCTGCCCGGTTGGATCGCGCAATGGCGCGAAATGATGAAGGATCCGGCCACCAAGATTGGCCGCCCTCGCCAGTTGTACACGGGAGAGCCTGAGCGCGCTTACCCCTCACGCTAA
- the dapC gene encoding succinyldiaminopimelate transaminase, producing the protein MPGAKRGFSLELPEYPWEAVAPYAERARQHPDGIVDLSIGTPVDPTPQLIQDALRSATDAHGYPTTQGREPLRQAVVGWFARRRGVAGLSPEQILPTIGSKELVAWLPLLLGLGEGDVVVRPKIAYPTYDMGALLAGATPVAADSLAELDADTLSRVRLIWLNSPGNPTGEVLSTTQMAEVVAQARELGAVVASDECYAELGWGEWEDGVPCILSQEVSAGSSQGLLAIYSLSKQSNLAGYRAAFAAGDADLIENLLNSRKHAGMIVPWPVQEAMRVALGDDAHVQVQKDLYRARRAALKPALEGFGLQIHGSEAGLYLWAKPVGAHANDDSWATVGRFADRGILVGPGVFYGEAGTGFVRVSLTGTDERITAAVQRLSQEIPEFSTSN; encoded by the coding sequence GTGCCGGGCGCTAAAAGGGGGTTTAGCCTAGAGCTTCCAGAATATCCCTGGGAAGCAGTTGCGCCCTACGCCGAGCGTGCGCGGCAACACCCGGACGGCATAGTGGACTTGTCAATTGGTACGCCGGTTGATCCGACGCCACAACTGATACAGGACGCGCTACGTTCTGCGACTGATGCGCATGGTTATCCGACCACGCAAGGCCGTGAACCGTTGCGCCAAGCCGTGGTCGGTTGGTTCGCTCGACGGCGTGGCGTCGCGGGGCTAAGCCCAGAACAGATCTTGCCAACGATTGGTTCAAAAGAACTTGTTGCCTGGCTGCCGTTGCTGCTGGGCCTGGGCGAGGGCGACGTCGTCGTCCGGCCAAAGATTGCTTACCCCACCTATGACATGGGGGCTTTGCTGGCCGGAGCAACACCGGTTGCCGCAGATTCGCTGGCTGAGTTGGATGCGGACACTCTAAGCCGGGTGCGGCTTATCTGGCTAAACTCGCCGGGCAACCCTACTGGCGAAGTGCTTTCCACTACGCAGATGGCAGAAGTGGTCGCGCAAGCGCGCGAGCTCGGCGCTGTGGTCGCCTCTGACGAATGTTATGCCGAGCTCGGTTGGGGTGAGTGGGAAGACGGTGTGCCGTGCATTCTGTCGCAAGAGGTCTCTGCTGGTTCTAGCCAAGGTTTGTTAGCGATTTACTCGCTCTCCAAACAATCAAATCTTGCCGGGTACCGGGCTGCTTTTGCCGCGGGTGATGCAGATTTGATTGAGAACCTGCTCAATAGCCGCAAACATGCGGGCATGATTGTGCCTTGGCCGGTTCAGGAAGCTATGCGAGTGGCTTTGGGTGATGATGCGCATGTTCAGGTACAAAAAGACCTGTATCGAGCTCGACGTGCGGCGCTCAAGCCAGCTCTTGAAGGTTTTGGATTGCAGATTCACGGTTCAGAAGCAGGTCTCTATCTTTGGGCGAAGCCGGTCGGTGCGCATGCGAATGATGACTCTTGGGCTACCGTGGGCAGGTTTGCCGATCGTGGCATTTTGGTAGGGCCAGGGGTGTTTTATGGCGAGGCTGGTACGGGATTCGTACGAGTATCGCTGACCGGCACCGACGAGCGAATTACAGCTGCAGTGCAGCGGCTAAGTCAAGAGATTCCTGAGTTCAGCACTTCAAATTAG
- a CDS encoding helix-turn-helix domain-containing protein, which yields MKALSSPLRLRILRLCLHQARTNKEIAELLEANPASILHHVRKLVDTGFLAPQELRRGTRGAREVPYLATRRSFSQSVPDASPILINAFLEEIKGLHPSQIETSRLGLHLNQEHREEMLSRFNALLREYAEMPSDPDSEPTGIMFAHRVDQNSADPEQPLSARPAP from the coding sequence ATCAAGGCGCTCTCATCGCCACTGAGATTGCGAATCCTTCGGCTCTGCTTACACCAAGCACGTACGAATAAGGAGATTGCAGAATTGCTCGAGGCTAATCCGGCGTCGATTCTGCACCACGTGAGAAAGCTTGTTGACACTGGATTCCTTGCACCGCAGGAATTGCGAAGAGGAACGCGAGGCGCACGTGAAGTGCCTTATCTAGCCACCCGACGGTCGTTCAGTCAGAGTGTCCCTGATGCATCGCCAATTCTCATTAACGCTTTTCTCGAGGAAATTAAAGGGCTACATCCTAGCCAGATTGAAACTTCTCGATTGGGCTTGCACCTGAATCAGGAACATCGTGAGGAGATGCTCTCCAGATTCAACGCCCTGCTCCGAGAATATGCTGAGATGCCCTCAGACCCAGACAGCGAACCAACTGGAATTATGTTCGCTCACCGCGTCGACCAGAATTCCGCCGACCCCGAGCAGCCTTTGAGCGCCCGGCCAGCACCATAG